A window from Dioscorea cayenensis subsp. rotundata cultivar TDr96_F1 chromosome 10, TDr96_F1_v2_PseudoChromosome.rev07_lg8_w22 25.fasta, whole genome shotgun sequence encodes these proteins:
- the LOC120270824 gene encoding sugar transport protein MST6-like: protein MAGGVVGKNSCRKDYPGKMTLFVFLTCLVAATGGLIFGYDLGVSGGVTAMDPFLIKFFPSVYKMEEASQSTNQYCKFNSEFLTLFTSSLYVAALFASFIASTVTRVFGRKWSMFCGGITFLVGSAINGAAENLFMLILGRVFLGIGVGFANQSVPLYLSEMAPANLRGMLNIGFQLMITIGILAANLINYATAKIEGGWGWRVSLALAAVPAAIITIGSIFLPDTPNSLIERGYEEKAKSMLCKIRGTEDIQMEYDDMLEASKEAKAIQHPWSNILKRKYRPQLTIAILIPFFQQLTGINVIMFYAPVLFQTIGFKDDASLMSAVITGLVNVFATFVSIIFVDKVGRKMLFLQGGIQMFICQIFVGSLIAIMFGTGGQAEISKDYATMVLAFICIYVAGFAWSWGPLGWLVPSEIFPLEIRSAGQSITVSVNMFFTFVIAQVFLMMLCHMKFGLFFFFAGWMVIMTIFILFFLPETKNVPIEEMILVWKRHWFWGRFINDEDIHVANDVVGTMT from the exons ATGGCAGGTGGCGTGGTGGGTAAGAATTCTTGTCGAAAAGATTATCCTGGGAAGATGACTCTCTTTGTCTTCTTAACATGTCTAGTGGCAGCAACCGGAGGTTTGATCTTTGGCTATGACCTAGGAGTCTCAG GGGGTGTGACGGCCATGGATCCTTTTCTTATAAAGTTCTTCCCAAGTGTATACAAAATGGAGGAGGCAAGCCAAAGCACAAATCAATACTGCAAATTCAATTCTGAGTTTCTAACATTGTTCACATCCTCTCTTTATGTGGCTGCATTATTTGCTTCATTCATTGCGAGCACAGTTACAAGAGTATTTGGAAGAAAATGGTCCATGTTTTGTGGTGGTATTACCTTTTTGGTTGGTTCCGCAATCAATGGTGCAGCAGAGAACCTCTTCATGCTCATCCTTGGTCGTGTTTTCCTAGGTATCGGTGTTGGATTTGCCAATCAG TCCGTCCCTCTTTATCTCTCTGAGATGGCTCCAGCAAATCTTCGTGGCATGCTCAATATTGGCTTCCAGCTCATGATCACCATTGGTATTCTTGCTGCCAATCTCATCAATTATGCAACTGCTAAGATTGAGGGAGGATGGGGTTGGCGTGTTAGTCTTGCTCTCGCTGCTGTTCCTGCAGCGATCATCACTATCGGTTCAATTTTTCTCCCAGACACACCTAACTCCCTCATTGAACGTGGTTATGAGGAAAAGGCCAAGTCCATGCTATGCAAGATTCGCGGCACCGAAGACATTCAAATGGAGTATGACGACATGTTGGAAGCAAGTAAAGAGGCTAAGGCTATCCAACATCCCTGGTCCAATATATTGAAGAGGAAGTATAGACCCCAGCTCACCATTGCCATCCTCATTCCTTTCTTCCAACAGCTCACTGGCATTAATGTCATCATGTTCTATGCTCCAGTGCTCTTTCAGACTATTGGATTTAAAGATGATGCATCTCTGATGTCCGCCGTTATCACCGGACTTGTCAATGTTTTTGCCACCTTTGTCTCTATAATATTTGTGGACAAAGTTGGAAGGAAAATGCTCTTCTTGCAAGGCGGAATACAAATGTTCATTTGCCAAATCTTTGTTGGATCATTAATTGCCATAATGTTTGGAACAGGTGGCCAGGCTGAGATATCTAAAGATTATGCCACTATGGTTTTGGCCTTCATCTGCATCTATGTTGCAGGATTTGCATGGTCTTGGGGTCCTCTAGGGTGGCTTGTTCCTAGTGAGATATTCCCTCTAGAAATACGTTCAGCTGGACAAAGTATCACCGTATCCGTTAACATGTTCTTCACTTTTGTCATTGCACAAGTGTTTCTCATGATGCTTTGCCATATGAAATTtggtctcttcttcttcttcgccggGTGGATGGTGATCATGACCATcttcattttattctttttaccGGAGACTAAGAATGTGCCAATAGAAGAGATGATCCTTGTATGGAAGCGCCACTGGTTTTGGGGTCGGTTCATCAATGATGAGGACATTCATGTCGCCAATGATGTGGTTGGAACAATGACATGA